The Gossypium hirsutum isolate 1008001.06 chromosome D02, Gossypium_hirsutum_v2.1, whole genome shotgun sequence region CATCACTCATTGGCAAAGCATGACTGTGATTATGATATGGTTTTCGAAGTATAACTATGGTGGAGTTGATAGCATTGATTAGAATACCtttataaatgaatatataacatttaatcatgtatatatttttaataatttaataacttaaaaaacACCACactttattatatatgtaaaatgtaAATAGAAGCTACATTCTTATTTCATGAAATAACATCATAGAGAATGTGATGGCAGAGTTCATTCTCAGTAATATATGTGATACTAATTAGGAATCAAACTGTCTTCAATGGCTGGatggaggtggaggtggaggtggagacATGAAAGGAATGGAAGGCAAGCTGCTACTGGGAAGTGGTGGAAGAACAGTGATAGGCTTAGGCTAAGATGGTGGGATTGTTGGTAGCTTCGGGATTCAAGGCAATGGAGGTATGCAGGGTTGAGCTGAGAATGATGGTAGATCTAGGATTGAAGGCAATGGAAGTATGTTGGGCAACTTACGAAGTGGTGGTAGTTCTAAGTTCTGGGATTGAAGGAAATGGTGGTGGTTCTGGGATTAAAGGAAGTGGTGACATCGGAGGTGGCAATGGTACCGGTAAATATGCAGATGGCAATGGTACTGGTAAAAATGGAGGTGGCAATGGTATTGGCGACAATGGAGGTAGCAATGGTACTGGTGACAATGGTATTGGCGACAATGGAGGTGGCAATGGTATTGGTGGAAATGGAGGTGGCACTTGCTGAAGATTTCGGGTTGCTAGGCTAACCTCCATGCTTGAAAAACCCAAGGAAATGAAGCAGGCTAATAAAATGAAAACGTTGGAAGCTGCCATTTTTTTTTGGAGAGATGAACTAAAGATTGAAGATTTGAGTTGAGGAAAGCAGGATTGGTTTCGGGTATTTATAGCCACATTTGAAggagttttttaattatttgtttgagATATTACTCCCCTACTTAGCTTACTACCTTCTCTCACCCATCTTtcatcaccaaaaaaaaaaaaaaaaaagtctttcCATTTCCATTTGTCTAATgctagttaaaaaattaaatgcttTCAGATTTTGTGTGAAGCATATCTTTTACTTCTTAATGTTTTTTATACGGTGAGTGTATATTTGGTGTGGATAATCTTTATCGTGTGTAACTATTAATTAATTCTCTTATTGCATtgtactaaaaaatatttaaattaggaggattaaatttaaatattatataaatgtatactttggtacttaaacttgATTTTAAGGTTCACATTGGTATCTAAGATTTTCTTTGTTCAATTAGATAACTGAACTCGACTTTAAGGTTCAATTTGCTACCAAAAGTGTTTTTATAGTCTAATTAGGTACTTAAACTTGACTTCTTGATTCAAATTAGTGCTTAgttatttaaatcaatttgaacTATAAAATCAAGTTTAAGTACTTAATTTAAACCTTGAACCCAAACTTAGATACTAGAATATATATTTACCCTTAAATATTTGATATAATACTAATCCTAgatttaaatactaatttaacatttaaactatTTGCCCCATAGAGCTACTATGTAAGGTGGACTAAATTAATGATACAACAAAAGTAATTAAATGGGATTAGGACATGAAGCTCCTACTTGATCTAATTTGTGGGTTATCTAATATTAATTATACCTAAAGCAAAAAAAAGAAGTTAGTTTATATTTTcctgaaataaatttaaaaaatcggaaaaaaaagcaaaaaaaaatctcaatttttttaaaaatccaaaaatttatataagattccaagaaatataaaaattattttattttttaaaaataaaaaaattgtcaaataaatttagataaatcTCAAAAGAAATTGACAAatcagaaaatatatatatgaaaagttatataaaatttctaaaaattaaaaatataattttcaaaaaaaataaaaaaatattttaatcatattcaattataaattaaataatattaattttaatattttgaacaaaataatagtattttaattataattttttaaaaaaaatataactatataaagtattgtaaaaataattattagttatacaattattttctttatatatatatattaaatttataaataatttataactataACTAACATAACTTTCTCCATCTTCTTATTGATTActagatataattaaaatttaattttcatatttatttcctAATTTATAATTACAACAACTTTCGGTAAAGAAAAAAGCGACAAGTATCAACtaatgagattaaataaatttcaaatataaaatattcttcAATAAACATCACAAATACAATGCATCATTAATCAAACtcaaaagaaacaagaaaaaaattcataaattaaacaGTAAGAATCTAGAATCAATAGACCATCTCATACTGTGTATATAACAATCCATTATTCaataaatccaaaaaaaaattatcatatttatattttaaattttattggtcTAATTTTAGATAGGTCCTTAAACTTATGATTCTAATTggattttaaaatattaacaacttaACATTAATTTTGGACATGGTTCAAATTTAActgaaacatatttaaaatacataaatcAAAACTTTAGTTGGCTGGGTTAATTTATTGGTTTGGGACAACATAAACTATAGTAATTCAATGGATCCCAACTCCTAGTTGATTTAATTGCTAGGTTATCTAATATCAGGGGCGAATCCAGGGGCTGGCAGGGGCCTGATCCCTCTAATATGGAAAACTTTTTATTTAggtcctttaaaattttaaaaattctaaaataataaaggtaaaatttcactttgtcccccctaaaaatgataaaattttaatttaattctttaaaaattacatttttactatcgtaaaagtTACAATTGAATTTCAACCCTGCCTAAAATTTTTTCTATCTTTGCCCctgtttaatattaattataaccAAAGCCACCTCTAAATCCACACTTGCAAGTATTGCTTAAAGCAGTGGTTTAATAAAACCCTAAATCCCATTTGTGGTGCTTTTACATAATATGAGATAacctaagaaaaaggaaaaaagttaGCTAAAATTGAACTAATTAAGGCAAAGTGTAAAAATGGAGTGTCATCATTCAAATCGGTCATTCTCTTAATTGTCACAAACTAATTAGGTAAGCCAAATTCTTTTAACAAAAAGTAAAAGATTTCATGGCATCCCTTAAAACATTACACATCTCTTGTAAGTATTACAATGACATTAGTTGTTactgttgtgcggaagcgtgtaaaagagtaaaattatttcacactaagttcaattcccagggaagagaggtggatcacaaggatcgcttaagtaccaagtctttcctagccagaatattcctcaatcgtaatttaatagcacaataaatcactacaatcacactcacaattcatgcagaataatacaataaagaacacaagaatttaacgaggttcagcaaattttgcctacgtcctcgagcactaccaaatatatttcactccaaaatacaagtgagaatttacaaagagagagagagagaacaatgccttaagtaaaGAATGGCAAATATGAGATACaaaatgagagatggttatgcctatttatagttgaggttcagggatcaacttgcaaagtcactttgcAATTGGGACcaaatattgcaaatatctcagatttcttatgtcaatatctcgatacccatatctttgattttccaatatttgatacctatatctttgactttccattattTGATAACCATATATTTGACTTTCCATAAATACGGATGAttgccaataatctccaccttgaagatttgattcgaataatcttatcttcacacaattctctctgcctttgtcaacaacacttgatagtgcaTTCTTCAACTattaaacatgcagaatattgatcaagttcaaacaatgttcgaacttgattgttgttaccaccttggtcatcatatctgcgggattatctgcagtcttaatcttctgaaggtgaattttcccctcatcaataatttcccgcacaaaatggaaacGTACGttgatatgctttgtacgtgcatgatagacttgattctttgctaaatgaatagcactttgactatcacaatatacgttaatatgctcctgaaccaatcccaaggttttaaccataccttgtaactaaatagcttcctttacagcctctgttacagccatgtattcaacttctgtggttgacaacgcaactgtagattgcagtgtagacttccaacttattggtcctccaacaagtgtaaacacataaccagtggttgatcttcgtttgtccaaatcaccggcataatcagaatcaacgtacccaataacacctttaccaagtgtagtatcctgcttgaacagtaatccaatatccatggtattctgaatataccgtagaatccatttcacagcttgccaatgtccttttccaggattatgcatatacctacTCACTATACTAACtacctgtgaaatgtcgggtcttgtacacaccattgcatacatcaagctacctactgcattagaatacggaacttgtaacatgtattcttgtttcgtattcgtcgaaggagatagttgtgcagaaagcttgaaatgagaagccaacggggtacttacaacttttgtctgctcgttcatgctaAACTTCTATAGTACCTTCTTCAACTATTGCTTCTGAGACaaactaactctgccatgagctctatccctatatatttccatgccaagaatcttcttagcttcacctaggtctttcatctcaaactcaaggttgagttgagtctccaatctctcaatttcaactttactcttagatgctatcaacatatcatcaacatataagagcaagtatacgaaaaatccttcttgtagcttctgaatatacacgcaatgatcaaatttatttcttgtgtacctttgccctttcatgaactgatcaaatcgcttgtaccactgcctcagagattgtttcaatccataaagcgactttgtcagtttgcaaacccaattttctttatcaccaaccttgaatccatctggctgagtcatatagatttcctcttccaaatcaccgtgtaaaaatgcgatcttcacatcgagctgaactagttcaagatcatattgcgtaACCAAGACTAGTAAAAtctgaatagacgaatgcttcacaactggagaaaacacttcattgtagtctattccttctttttgagcataaccctttgctaccaatctagccttgcatcgaacttcatttttactaggaaatccttccttctttgcatatacccatttgcatccaattgccttctttcctttgggtagtgtcaccaactcccaagtcctatttttataaagagactgcatttcttcattcatagcttgcttccactttacaccatcagggttacttcttgcttctgtgtaagtagaaggaacatcatcatctgcaaatggaagtgcataggccaccatatcatcaaagcgagcaggcatacaaatctctcttcttggcctcctatatgcaattgaatcatgttgttgtagaagttcttggactgaaacttcttcatcatttgttccttcaatattagctggatcatcattaaccttttcaagctccacctgctgcaaagtgccactggttttgttatccttttgtgaatccttgttcttcatcatggttgattcatcaaaagtcacatatCTACTCAacacaatcttccttgtatcaggacaccagagacgatatccttttactccaccagttatacccatgaataatgctttctttgctcttgggtctaacttagattcttttcatgataatatgcagtggaaccaaaaacatgtaaagaatcataatcagtagtaGGTTTACCAGCCCgcctctccataggagtttttccatttattgcagctgatgacaatcggttaattagatggcacgcatatgtaactgcctcagcccaaaattccttgcccaatccagcattggacaacatacatcgaactttctccagtatagtctaattcatacgttctgccacccTATTCTattgtggtgtatctcgaacagtgaagtgtcgcacaatgccctcatcttgacttacttgtagaaatggatcattcttgtactcggtaccattgtctgatcgaagtcgtttgacctttcgactaGTCTGGGTCTCCCCCATCTTCTTttatttcagaaatgcatccaaaacttcattttttcttttcattagatacacccatacttttcttgaataatcatcaacaaaagtaacaaaatagtgcatacctcccaaagaagccactttagtaggtccccatacatcactgtgaacgtagtccagaattccttttgtattgtgaattgttgaaccaaattttatcctcgtccgcttgcccagaacacaatgttcacagaattccaatttgcaagaatttgcacatttcaacaagccttgcttcgccaaactctgcaaagctttttcaccagcatgtcccaatcgtatatgccataacctggtagcctctgaatttgcgtctttcgcagaagctgttgatgttgatccaataactgtacttccatttaaatagtacagattattctttcttgtgcctttcatcaccgtcaataccccagctactacctttagtaatctatctctcaaagtgattgtgagccctttagattctaggacccctaataagatgatatttttcttcaagctaggtatgtagcgaacatctgtcaagacttgaattgagccgtcgtgattcttcaattggattgtacctactcccattgtcttacaagcgctgtcattgcccataaaaacaactctacattctagttctttaagactagaaaaccagtccttattaggacacatatgataagtacatcccgaatccaagatccactcatctgtatgacttgccattgccatgccaaccaagctaaagtctgactcctcatcatgctccgctacacatgcatcagaaatagccttgcccttttgtaacttaggacaattctttttccaatgccctttctcacgacaaaaagcacattcatctttggcaggtctccctttagacttactccttctaccagatttgttgctgtgcgacgacctcttactgttaagacttttgtagttgtatctctgtgatctttttttatctttctttcgagtctcagatctatacaacgcactacagactgtatcaaatgtgatcgtatccttcccatgaagcaatgtggtgataagatgatcatattcattaggaagagaattcaacaatagtaatgccttgtcttcatcttcaaatttctcatccaaatttagcaagtctactaaaattttattgaatgagttca contains the following coding sequences:
- the LOC107908932 gene encoding vegetative cell wall protein gp1, whose translation is MAASNVFILLACFISLGFSSMEVSLATRNLQQVPPPFPPIPLPPPLSPIPLSPVPLLPPLSPIPLPPPFLPVPLPSAYLPVPLPPPMSPLPLIPEPPPFPSIPELRTTTTS